One genomic window of Opisthocomus hoazin isolate bOpiHoa1 chromosome 16, bOpiHoa1.hap1, whole genome shotgun sequence includes the following:
- the LOC142363350 gene encoding uncharacterized protein LOC142363350, which translates to MCLPGRQLGERTVGRLQEELTDASRKQWIAETSLKASTLQRDYLKEENSHLQEDLDKAKAKMCELSAQLELERETSLQLAPANQQLRGLVAPLVPHGLATAGVARTAAALSGEQREQRAQAETGQKQHLRPLLQTQAATQARREEICPTDASWRKLLEQRLSALESELERAQSLQEKSALQLACAQAELKSWEKCYLVDQKIRRCFTKTLKMANEMLAEAVAKSPQEPRCRCFSGKAESQGQTRAQSGNPSGSEPAPCSALQAPERREEGVSERRASDKTELQKAMEHNSRLDKEILALRARVQTLDLERKAFLDLDEQLKEEISEYQKSEKQGLPLPAPAETEEVAACVESWLDERGHSLVLLSNPGLVTETDLESSEHGTLLQK; encoded by the exons ATGTGTCTCCCAGGCAGGCAG ctgggagag agaacagtgggacggctgcaagaagagctcactgatgcttcaagaaagcagtggatagcagaaacatcactgaaagcttccacactccaacgcgattacctgaaggaggaaaactcccacttgcaagaggacttggacaaggctaaggccaag atgtgtgaactctccgcgcagctggagttggagcgtgaaacatctctgcagctcgcacctgcaaaccagcagctgcgagggctggtggctcctcttgtgccgcacggcttggcgactgctggcgtggctcgtacggcagcagcgctttctggagaacagcgtGAACAgcgagcacaggcagaaacgggacagaagcagcatctcaggccacttttgcag acacaggcagccactcaagccagaagagaggagatctgccccactgacgcctcctggagaaaactgctggagcagagactgagcgctctggaatcggagctggagagagcacagagcttgcaggagaagagcgcactgcaactGGCATGTGCGCAGGCTGAACtaaaaagttgggagaaatgttatctggtggaccagaAAATTAGAAGgtgctttacaaagacattaaaaat ggctaatgagatgttagcagaagccgttgctaagagccctcaggagcCGCGGTGcagatgcttcagtggcaaggcagagagtcagggccagaccagggcacagagcggaaacccatcgggctcag aaccggccccgtgctcagccctgcaagcgcccGAGcgccgggaggaaggggtgagcgagcggagagcgagcg acaaaactgagctacagaaggccatggagcacaacagcagactggacaaggaaatcctggcgctgcgagCACGGGTCCAAAcacttgacttggaaaggaaagcgttccttgatttg gatgaacaactcaaagaggagatctccgagtatcagaagagcgagaagcaaggactcccgttgcctgcgccagccgagaccgaagaagtcgcagcgtgtgtggagtcctggctggacgagaggggacatagtttggtgctgttgagcaacccaggcttggtaacggagacagaccttgaaagtagcgaacacggaacactgctacagaagtag